tagacctttcgttaagcaagcaacttctcatatagtaattcaactatattactctctttactacaaaaacctcttttatatacgcttatatcccctatattcatatattcttgcttctatatgaatattcactttttatattctttataagaatatcccgcattacctcgttaaagctatacgtactagagttatatataagggaaagtcggtataGTAGCAGTAGtttctacttaaacttaacccttatactagttaggagtttatagtaatagataatagctaAACGACCGATAAGACtgcccttaagtagttaaaaacaGTATTCTTACTatagactaagacccccccccttagggggcttagtatacttaataagcctcgactattagttctaaatagctatggGAGTTAtacgataatagaatttatataggaatgctatagaaataacgtctacttactattcttattactatatacttcttatatcttCTAGCCGTTAGATATAACTATCTTTAGAcctattaagtctaagtataaaaaggagcttagtaaggaggatatagtagataattctattatcgttaaaaagcggtacttcttaagctactattaaaaagctcgtttagctagtttaacgtcgttaaatatacgaagtaggtagaaagtaactagactatatccccctaatatagccagactacttactaatctaatagTCCTACCTAACCcagttatactaactaaaaagaccatagatactaagtaagtaactagtaatactaaaaaagctattaactagatattagcagcgtttattattaactagttaacacctaagaaggctagcgagctctgcgattagttaaagttatttatagagcttagtctagactataatacttaataactattatttaaaaaggtaaaaaaggtatttagtaagcaggcctactatttagtagcatcttagtactatattcgagttctagaagctaaagttaactaattaaggccgcggaaaaagaagagtatactaatagacCTAAACACTAGGTTCGCGAATatctaggatatatagagagcttaggaggactctagtgactatttagttagtcctagtcgactcgcaggggtcgaattacctagggagaataataactatattattataagagtagaagatagttaattaattaagtatagttagtggcgatgttttgatactatgttttaatagggtggccaaaaggggggggtggccaaaagggggtgggtcgacttagtaagtcaaagcacccacttttgggcaccccccccttttgggcaccctAACAAAATATAGCATCTAAACATCAACACCAACTacaattaattaattaactaccttctactactataacaaTATAATCAAAATTCtccctaggtaattcgacccctgcGAGTCGATTAGGACTAACTAGACGGTCGCTAGAGTCCTCCTAAGCTTTCTATACGTTCTAAATATCTacgaacttagtatttaggtctaaatatatagtctTCTTTTTCCTAGGCCTCATGCGCTCAATCCTAGCCTTAAGAACTCGAACTTAGTACCgagatatagctaattagtaagccTACTCCccaaaagctttttttattttttaaaatagtagtcgttaagtactattgtctagactaagctctataaatagttttaagtaatcgcagagctcgctagccttcctaggagttaactagttaataatagaggtcgctaatacttagttaagtagtttactagtattactagtCGTCTGCCCAGCTTCTATAccccttttaaatagtataacttatataggtaggactattaagttaagaagtggcttagttatattaggtagttatagtccagttactttctacctacttcgtatatttaacgacgttaaactagctaaataagcaagctagtagtagcttaagaagtaccgctttttaataatagtagaattatctactatatcctccttactaagctcctttctatatataaacttaataagcctaaagatagctatatttaataactagaggatataggaagcgtatagtaataagaataataaatagacgttatttttatagcactcttatataaattctattgttatataactcctatacctatttagtactaatagtcgaggctagtttagcttactaagccccctaatagggggggtcttagtttatagtAAGAACACTTCttttagctagtaaagggCAGTCTCGTCGgtcgtctagctattatttattactataaacttctaactattataagcagtaagttaaagagggaactactactattaacccgactttcccttataaataactagtagtttaatagctttactaTTAGCagagatatacttaataatcgtCACCTAGGTACGcgaactaagctctttttttcgtaCTACTATAGCCTCTGCTATGCCTAAAACTAGCCCATTAGCtcccttaccctctattatattagtcttatttatattatacctattagcctatttaataccgctaatctctagtatattaagtaatctaaactattatttaattatattagtaatagctctaTTAACACGGCGCGAATCGATTAAACGACTTCTCtagacccttattaataaattccttttaataaaagcgttaatctatctcttattaagtagtttattatccCCCTAGGACCTCAGAACTCGCTTAGCGAATTCCCTAACctgtttataagttagtataatacctaggtaatgCTATATACGAATCCACTAGGCTAGCTAGTCTTCCTGCTATAGAAGAAGCCTCTAAAGCTCTGCGAATGCCCTCGCCCTCGTCTAGTGGCCTCTCCTTCGACCCTAAAGTGTTATCCTAGGAACCCcgaacttaatcgaggcccTTTTAATAGAGAGACCGtttctaatagtattaagtacctaTTAGAGCTCATTTTCGGTAtacgatactattacttattaatcagTAAGTATGCTAAAAAGGAATGCATTTGGACGATTTTTGCAATTGTTGTGTTGAATTGAAATAataggtagggttttaatgtggtggctgggagggatttttgggggtgcccaaaagggggggggtgcccaaaagtgggtgctttgacttacGTCATGCAAGAAAGAGTAGTGGCTGTCGTCTCGCTGCCGGCAATGCTGGAAAAGGACTATGAGTACGTTTCATGGAGGGATAACTTGGGCGACTTACACAAAGTCAGAAGAATGTGCTGCAATCTGGGCGTCCGATATTGCCGCCTCATTACGGGCTTCGATCATTTTCGTGAGGAAATCTTCTCGATCCGACTGTGAGGCCAGGCGACTACCAGAAAAGGGCCTTAGCATTGCAACCCAAAAAGACGGCGTTTGCCCATGGGATGTTTGCAGTCAAACCTTTGAACCAAATCCATGGTATACTTTTGATGCGTGCGACTTTCTTTGAGAAGCTTGTCAATAAGGCCAGAAAACACTGTCTGGGCAATGCCGGCGAGGGCTGGAAATCTGCGAAAGCAATCGGCGAGAGCCCCCATACGCAAGCTTTTGGTGACGATCGAAATCCAGAAGTGCTCCTTGCCCGAGTCGACACCGCCAAAGTCCTTGCCAAAAGCCAGGCTTCCAATTATATCGAAGGTGGCGAGGTTGAACCACATGACCATGTCGGTTCCTTGAGTCCCCACGTCTACCATTCCAATCTTCTCAATAAGGCGGTCGACACATTCAGCGACCATCGGTTCTTGTGACTTGAGAGACCTGTCGGAAAATGCGGTACCAAGATATCTACGCATCTCTGCGTGCTTCTTGGGATCACGCTCGCTAACGATAGACAAGGCCTCCACGGCGAAGTTGCCCCCATCATAGAATTCGCTCTTGATGAAAGGCTCAACACCCTTGCGTACACCATAGATATCCTGCCATGACGATGCCGAACTGAAGCTTAATTCGTTTGGTGCTACGCGAACGACGGGACCTGGTACGATAAAAGAGTCAGAGCGAGCACTCCCGGAGTAGGTGTCTGCACATGGGTCATGCAACTCACCGTACTTTTCGTGTAGCTCAAGTTGACGATACGGCTGACGACCACTCATGAAGTTCCACGAATATAAAGCCTACATAAGAATGTGTGAGTACTTGCACGCGGCACAGCACAATAAGAGGGAGTGCTAGAACTTGCATTGCTAAGTGACGCCGATTTAGGGCCTGGAAACTTTCGTAAAGGATGGAACCACCATGTTGCAACTTTGTACAGAACCACGGCGACCAACGCCTACGTGAGAGCACTTTGATTAGGGAAAAGGTTTACTGACATGGGAGCTACACAATCAGCTTACCAGGCCAGCTATCTGAGACTTCATGTTAAAATTCCCTTGAACCTCGTGGTGAAATGATCTCTAAGCTCGCAAAAGTCAACTACCCGTCCTCCCACATATCGACTGCTACGCTCAACTTTCTATTTGTAGTCCGGGCATTTCTGGTTGAGGCAGATCCCGAAGGCTCACTCCGGCCGGGATCCCCACCTCggacttttactactttcaGCGACGGCGAGATACTGTGCTCATCCGGTCAGCGCACGGAGGTAAGGACTAGGGTGGCTATACTAGAACCAACTTTTGTTGCATAAGTAGTCATCTACCTTGAACCAATAGGCATTAACCTGCATACTGAATACAATAGCACATTGTTGATCAACTCTCAATAAGACAGGACAAAAGGTGAGAGTGGCGATAAGTCCAAGTAACCGTGAATCACGTCAAACGTTGTCATACTAGCGCCTGCTACTT
The Colletotrichum lupini chromosome 6, complete sequence DNA segment above includes these coding regions:
- a CDS encoding benzoate 4-monooxygenase cytochrome P450; the encoded protein is MSIRTALVTGSANGIGRAIALRLAQDGFQIAINDLASQEVKLRELQYQLELKDISNEDDVANLIRNTSEMLGGIDVMVANAGVILVKPIPEISASEWDKVQAHGITVNAYCPGMVRTDMWETIDTSLTTRMGLPKGAAFENGVATRIASKKPQTPEDVAGLALYSWNFMSGRQPYRQLELHEKYGPVVRVAPNELSFSSASSWQDIYGVRKGVEPFIKSEFYDGGNFAVEALSIVSERDPKKHAEMRRYLGTAFSDRSLKSQEPMVAECVDRLIEKIGMVDVGTQGTDMVMWFNLATFDIIGSLAFGKDFGGVDSGKEHFWISIVTKSLRMGALADCFRRFPALAGIAQTVFSGLIDKLLKESRTHQKYTMDLVQSRLASQSDREDFLTKMIEARNEAAISDAQIAAHSSDFV